GAAATGATTTCTGACTCGCGGATGCCCAACGACGGGAGAGCGATGAGCGCACGGCAGTTCGTCAACGATCCGGACGAGTTCGTTTCCCAGGCGCTGGAGGGGCTCCAGCTCGCGCATCCACACCTGGTCGAGGTCAGCACCGACCCGGCCCTGGTGTTGCGCGTCGTGAAGGACGGCGCCCCACCGAAGGTCGCCCTGGTGTCCGGCGGTGGGTCCGGCCACGAACCACTGCACACCGGTTTCGTCGGCCCCGGGATGCTCGACGCGGCAGTGCCCGGAGCGGTGTTCGCGAGCCCGACCGCGTACCAGATCCGCGCAGGCATCAAGGCGGCCGACCGCGGTCGCGGCGTCCTGCTGATCGTGAAGAACTACACCGGTGACGTGCTCAACTTCTCCATCGCCGCGGAGCTCGCTCGCGAGGAGAACATCGATGTGGAGATCGTCCTGGTCGACGACGACCTCGCGACGGACGGCGGTGACGAAGGCGGCCCGGGACGCAGAGGAACGGCCGCGGTGGTCGCGGTGGAGAAGATCTGCGGCGCTGCCGCGGAGCGCGGTGCGTCCCTGACGGAGCTGGCCGAACTCGGACGGCGAGTCGTCTCGAATTCGCGCACGATGGCGCTCGCACTTCAGGCATGCACTCATCCCGGCCAGCAACGCCCGTCGTTCGACCTGGCCGACGACGAGGTGGAGTTCGGAGTCGGCATTCACGGTGAGCGCGGCATCGGGCAGCGCCCCTACGGCCCCGCCAGCGAACTCGTCCCTGCGCTCACCAAGCCCGTTGTCGACGCACTCGGTCTGACGCGCGACGCCTCGGTGATCGCGATCGTCAACGGTCTCGGTTCGACGCACGCACTGGAGCTTTCTGTCGTGCACCGCGAGCTTGCAGCGTTCTTGGACGGCATCGGGGTGCGCATCGAGCGCGCACTCGTCGGCTCGTACGTGACAGCGCTGGACATGCGGGGCTGCTCCATCACGTTGGTGCGTTGCGACTCCGCGCTGCTCGAACTGTGGAACGCCCCGGTCCATACGCCCGCACTCGCCTGGTGACAAGGAGCCCTGGATGACCACCCTCACCACCGAACACGCTCGCGCCTGGGCGGACCGGTTCGTCGCTGTCGGCGCCGAGCGCGACTCCGAGCTGACGGAACTCGATCGTCAGGCGGGCGACGGCGATTACGGCACGAATCTCCGCTCCGCGTTGCGCAGAGCTGCGGTCAATCTGTCAGCTGGAGCGGATTCTCCACATGAGGTGTTCCTCGCGGTTTCGGAGGCTTTCCTCAACACGGGTGGCACCAGCGGCCCGTTGTTCGGCATGTGGTTCCGCGAATTCGCCAAGGCCGCCAAGGAAAGGGACGTCACGGCCGCAGTGCTCGGAGAAGCCGCGACGAACGCCGTAGCGGTCGTGCAGCGCCTCGGCAAGGCGGAGGTCGGGCACAAGACGATGGTGGACGCGATGGTTCCCGCTGCCGAAGCCCTCAGCGCCGCAGCCGCCCGCGGAGCCACCGTCTCGGATGCCCTGGCCGAAGCCGCGTCTGCCGCGCACGCGGGCGCTGCGTCAACCGAGAAGCTGCTCGCCAAACGCGGTCGCGCGAGCTACGTCGGAGAACACGCTCGCGGGGTGATCGACCCGGGCGCTCTCACCGTTGCGTACTTCTTCGACGCAGCCGCTCCCTCCCAGGGCTGAGCTACAACATCTCTCGGCGACCAGGGGGCGTCCCGCCCAGGAGGTCGTTCTGACCAATTGGGCCCGGACCGTCACTCCGGGTGATAGGAAAGCCAGGTGATCTCCGACGCCAGCAGCGCAACCCCTACCTCGTTCGACGACCTCGACTCCTACATCGCTCTGCCCAGGATCGAAGGCCTTCGCCTCGCACCGGACGGACGCAGGCTCGTCGTGGGCGTGGCGCTTCCGGACGCGGAAAACGCCCGCTACACCAAGGCTTTGTGGGAGGTCGACCCCGATGGTCGGCGGCCGGCGCGGCGGTTGACGCGCAGCGAGCAGGGCGAGACCGCGGTCGCGTTCGGCCCTGACGGCGACCTGCTCTTCCTGTCGTCGCGGCCGCGTCCGGACAGCGATGAGGACACGGCCAAGACGGCGCTGTGGTCGCTGCCTGTGAACGGGGGCGAGGCGAGGGTCATCGCGAGTCCCGCCGGGGGCGTTCGAGGCGTCGTGGTCAGCGAGAACGGGACCGTCGTGTTCGGCTCGGACATGATGCCTTCCGCCCCTGACTTCGTCTCGGACAAAGAAATCCGAAGCGCTCGGCGGAAGGCGGGCGTGTCGGTGATCCTGCACGAGGAGAACCCGATCCGGTTCTGGGACCACGACCTCGGGCCGGACCGCACTCGGCTTCTGGCGACCACCCTGACCGGGGACAGCGGCGAGATCACCGATGTCACCGGGCACGTCGGCCGGGCACTGTGGGACAGCAGCTCCTGGGACATCACGCCAGACGGCAGCACTGCGGTCGCCTCGTGGGCGGTCGCCGAAGCCCGTGGCGCACAGCGGCAGATCCTCGTCGCGATCGACTTGGCGACCGGAGACCGGCGCACGCTGGTCGACGATGTCGCACACCAGTACGGCGCGCCTCGGGTGTCGCCGACCGGGGAACACGTCGCGTTCGAGGTCAACGAGCGGTGCACGCCAGAAGGCCCCGGGGACAACTGGTTGGCCGTCGTCCCGGTCGCGGGCGGCGAGGTGCGGCACGTGGCCGAGAACTGGGACCGCTGGCCGCACATCGCCTGCTGGAGCCCGGACGGCGCGGCTCTCGTGGTCGTCGCCGCCGACCACGGTCGCGCGCCCGTCTGGCGAGTGGATATCGAGACCGGGGAGGCGACTCGGCTCACCTTGGACGACGCCGCGTACTCCGATGTTCAGATCTCGCAGGACGGCAAGATCTACGCGCTCCGCTCGGCGGTCGACAGTCCGCCTGCGCCGGTCCGCATCAGTGAGTCCGGCGTCGAGCCGCTGCGAGGACCCGCCGAGGTGCTCAAGGCTCAGTACGACCTGCCGGGGCGGCTGGAGGAAATCACGATCACCGCCGCGGACGGCACGCCGGTGCGCGGGTGGCTCGCGCTTCCGCACGACGCGAGCGCGGACACGCCCGCACCACTCGTGCTGAAGATCCACGGCGGGCCGGTCATGTCGGTCAACTCCTGGTCATGGCGCGCCAATCCATGGGTCTACGTCGCCAAGGGATACGCGGTCCTGATGCCCGATTTCGCGCTGTCCATCGGCTACGGACTGGATTTCGTGCGGCGCGGCTGGGGCCAGTGGGGCGGCAAGCCCTACACGGACCTCATGGAGATGACCGATGCCGCACAGCAGCGCGCTGACGTGGATTCCTCCAGAGCAGCGGTGGTCGGTGGCTCCTTCGGCGGATACATGGCGAACTGGGTCGCCGGGCACACCGACAGGTTCTCGGCGATCGCCAGCCACGCGTCCGTGTGGCACTTGGACACGGCGGCAGACGTGGAGTACGAGTTCCGCCGGGAAATGACGCCCGAGGTGATGGACGCCAACTCCCCGCACAACTTCGTCGACGCCATCAGCACGCCGATGTTGCTGCTGCACGGTGACCGGGACTACCGCGTGCCGATCGGCGAGGCGATGCGGCTGTGGTGGGATCTCGCGGCCCGGCTGCGGGCCGAGGACGGATCAGGGCCACACAAGTTCCTGTACTTCCCGGACGAGAACCACTGGATCCTCTCCCCGACCCATTCGAAGATCTGGTACTCGACGATCATCGCGTTCTTCGACCACCACGTGCTCGGAAAGGATTGGCAGCGGCCGTATTTGCTCGGCTGATCCAGGGATCCACGGCCAGCGCGCCCAATCGCCACGGGCCGGGCGCGCACCGTGGCTCTTCCGCCGCGTGCGCGTCGCTCGTCGAGTTGACGGTATCTTGGCCCGCAGACCGGGGCTACGTCGAGGAGTGCCATGGCTCGGCTCAGCAGGGCGCAAACCCAGGCGAACAGCCGGGCCAAGATCCTGGCGGCCGCGCGAGACGAATTCGCTGAACGCGGGTTCCGCGATGCCAAGATCGATGCCATTGCCGAGCGCGCCGGTTTCACCAGAGGCGCTGTCTACTCGAACTTCCCGGGCAAGAGAGCGCTTTACTTCGCGGTGCTGGCCAACCTCTCTGAGAACGCTCCGATGCCGCCCCACGCCGAGCCGAGTCTGACCGCTCAGGAGGCTTTGGGAGCGATCGCGCGCGCATGGGTAGCGCGGCTGCCGTTGGCCGATATCGGCGAACGGGACGGTTCTGGCCGGCTGAGCATGGACTTGATGCCGGAAGTCACGGCCGAAACCCGCACGCGCCTGCCCTACACGCAGCTGATGCGGTTGAACGCGGTCCTGCTCGGCCTCGCCTTGGAACGCCTGGAACCGCGCCGCGGCCGCATGGTGCGCATCGCCGAGACAGCACTCACCACACTGCACGGTGCGACACAGATGGCCGCCGCCGCGCCCGGCTTCGTGGAGCCCTTCAACGTCGTGAAGGCGTGTGAGCAGCTGGCGGCCCTCGACCTCGCCGACTCCTGGCCGACGCCGCCGATCATCGCGCCGGTCAAGCACGTTGATGAACCGTGGTCACCACCATCCACGATCAACTCGCTTCGCTCGGAGCCCGCCGATTTGAGCAGCGACGGAGTGGTGGCTGTCCTTGGGCTGCACCGGCTTTCCGCGGCAGAAGAAGTCGTTCGGGCTGCGCGCGCCCACGACAAGATCACAGTCGCGGTGGTGACCAGCGACCCTGCCGAGCTCACGCCGCTGGCGCGGCTCGCGGTCGCGGACCTGTGGCATTGCCTCCGACAGGCTTTCCCAGAGCCCGCGTGGCCGAGCATTCAGCTGGTCTTCGACGCGGACGCCGAACTCGCCGCCGCCGCGGGGGTGCCAGCCGTCAGCGACGTGACCGAGGTGGCCGTGCGGTTCACCCGAGGACGGATCATCGCCCGTTCAGAGGGATACGGCGCATGCCACTCCGCCACCTCGGTCACCGTCGATCAGTCAGCGAGGACTACCGGCTCCATCTGACGCACGTACTCCTGATCGGCAACGACCTCGATCGCCAGGATCCGGCCCCCTGCCACGACGAAGTCCAGAAGGACACGCGGGTTGCCACCAGGTGCCCACGCCGCGCCAACAACGCCGTCGAACAGCACGGGACGCGCCTCCTGCGCGCGTCCGAGGAACGCGTCAGCCACCGCAGAGGCACCGCGAACCTCGCTCGCAAGCGGCGGAGCGCCCTGGTCCTTGGCTGCGGCGGACAGGGCAACGGCGACTTCGTCGGCTCGGAGCACAACGTCAGGATCAAGCACGGCAAGCAGCGCCTGGAAGTCACCTTCGCGGGAGGCAGCAAGGAACGCCTCGACGACTTCCCTCTGACGCGCTTGATCTGCCTCGCCTTCGTGTGAAGCGCCACGCACGCGCCTCCGCGCACGACTGGCCAGTTGCCGCGCTGCGGCAGGACTGCGACCGACAATCGGGGCGATCTCCTCGAACGGCACACCGAACATGTCGTGCAGGACAAAGGCCAGCCGCTCAACGGGCGCGAGGGTATCCAGCACCACAAGCAGTGCCAGCCCGACCGAGTCAGCCTGGAGCGCCTGGTGCTCTGGGTCGACGCGGTCGGGCTGTTCTGGCACGCGCGCGTCCAAGGGCTCTTCCCGCCGTGATGCACGGGAACGCAGCATGTCCAGGCACACTCGACTGACAACTGTGGTGAGCCATCCGCTCAGGTTGCGCACATCGCTCGTGTCGGCCCGGCTCAGCCGTAGCCACGCCTCCTGAACGGCGTCCTCGGCTTCACTCACCGAACCGAGCATCCGGAACGCCACCGAACGCAGATGACTGCGGTTCTCCTCGAACTGCCCTGCAAGCCAGTTGTCGTCGTTCACCCTTGGCATCCTCCGCTCCTGTCCTCTATGACACTGACGAACAGGAGCGGAATGTTGTGACAGCGTTCTCGAACGACACGCTGCGCGAGCGTTCAGCTCATCTCGAACCGAGGTTGTCGGCGCGACCGCGACCGCCGATGAAGCCAAGCGCGATCATGCCGAGGGCAAGCACGAAGTGCAGCCAGTTGTCCGCGGTGTTGAGCGGCACGAAGTTCGCTCCACTGTCGTGGTCGATGACCAAGCCGTAGAGCCACAACACGAGGTATACCAAGCCGCCGCCGATCAGGAAGGCCTTGGCGCCGGAGAGGCTTCTGGCCATCGCAAGCCCGGCCACTCCGAACAACAGGTGGACGATGTTGTGCAGAATCGACACCTGGAACACCCCGAGAAGCAGTGCCTCGGAGTGGTGGCCGGCGAACTGCAATGTCTCGTAGTTCGTAGTCACACCGGGAATGAAGCCGAGAACGCCGACGAGCAGGAAGACCACGCCGACGATCATCGCCAGCGTCTGGACAAGCGAACGCGATCCTGTGGTCGATACGTGAGAAGTGGACACAACTCCTCCATTGAAGCTCGCAGCAACGGTTCGTTGCCGTGTGCCGGACGTCTACCCGCCTTGCGGCTCGATACACACAGCCCGCCGAGTTCGCAACGGAGCTGGTACGAGCCGAGTCCCGTGGATACCTCTCACCAGGAAGAACTGTCGCGACGAGTCCCTGTTCCGCTAGGCCGCGGCGTTGCCTCCCGCTTGACCACAACCCAAGAACTGTAGCTCCGAGAGACGCCGACGCCACACTTACTATCCACAGGTACGCGGCAGTCTCGATAATGAGGACGTGTTTTATGGGGAATTGTGGATAACTCGACAGATGGGGCTTGATCAACTTTTTCCGGTCGTAGGGTCGTCTCATGAACGATCCCAGAATCACTCGTGAGCTCGAGGACGCGTTCCGCGGCTTGTGCGCCGCACAGGCGCGGTTCGCTGAGTCCCTGGCCAAGCACGCCGAGCGCGTGGGCAAGCGCGATGCGCCGTACTTCAAAGACGAGGTCGGAGCCATGCTGGCGATGTCGATACATCGCGCCAACAAGTTGTTGTCCCAAGCCCAGACAGTGACCTCGCGTCCGGCGGTCTTCCACGCCTTGCGCGAGGGAAAGATCGACATGGGCAAGGCCCTGTTGATCGTCAGTCAGGTCAAGCTGCTCTCCGGAGAACAGGCCGACCTGGCAGAGGCGAAGCTCTTGGCGTACGCACCGACCCGCACCTACGTCTCCGTACGGCGGCTCGCACGGCAGCTCGTCCTCAAGTTGAACCCGGAAGCCGGGCAGGAACGTCACGCGGAGAAGTCCAGACAGCGCAAGGTGGAAAAGACGAACCTCGACGACGGCATGTGCGTACTCCGCGTGCTGCTCACCTCTGTCAGTGGAGCGCTGGTGTGGGATCGCATCGACCGCCTCGCGCGCAGCGCCGCCGTGCCTGGGGACCCCCGAACCCTGGATCAGAAGCGAGCGGATGTCGCACTCGACCTGCTGCTGGGCAAGGCCACCTCAGCTCCTCAAGGCCGACCGGACGTCCAGGTCACCGTGCCCCTCAGCACACTGATGGGCCTCAACGACGATCCCGGTGCGCTCGCCGGGTATGGCCCGATCCCCGCATCGGTCGCCAGGGAAATCGCGGCCGGCGGGACGTGGAAGCGAATCCTCACCGATCCGGCCACGGGCATCGCTCTGGACAGGGGACGGACAGAGTACGAGCCCTCAGAAGCGTTGAAGGAGTTCGTCAAGGTCCGCGACGGCATCTGCTCGGCGATCGGTTGCAACCAGCCCGCGAGCAAGTGCGTCATCGACCATTGCAAGCCGGCCGACGGCACAGAACTGTCAGCTTCGGACATCAAACCCACATGCACGTACCACTTGCGCATGCGTCACGAGTCCGGCTGGGAGTGCCACCACCTGTCCGACGGCAGGCACTTCTGGGCGACGCCGTCCGGGCGCGTCTACGAAAGCGAGTCCGAGCCGATCGGCGACCCGAAACCGTCCCAGGGCATGCCATCGGACGATCCGGGGCCGCATGCGGCTTGAGAAGCGAGCCGCCCCGGCTGCTTCGGCACAGCAGACCGTGCCCACGCGCCAAGAGCAAGGCTGACACCACTATGCGGTAAAGCGATCTCGACAGTGCGGCGTCTGAAGAGGTGAAGGCCACCCAGCAGGAATAGCTGCGGCAATGCTGCCGTTGCCTCCGGTGGCCTTCAGGTGGAAGACCGTCGCACGGAGGGGGTCGCGCATGCTGCATTCCAGAAGCAGCGATCTGGACGGTGAGCAACCGGGCTGGGCGCTGGTCGAGCCCCTGTACATGGCACATCGACCCGCTGCTCGTGCGGCAGCGGCTTCGATCCTCGGCCCCGCACACGATGTGGAGGACATCATCCAGGACGCCACTGTCAAGGCGGCACAACGCATTCACACATTGCGCGACTCGGCAAGGGCACGCAGCTGGTACCTGGCGATCGTGAGCAGGCAAGCGCTCGACCGGTGGCGGCAGCGAGCGCGGCAGCATCAGCGCACAGCGACGTCATCGCTCGACCAACTGGCTGACGGGTTGGAGGCGGGCCAGAACTCAGTTCGGGTGCTGCCGGTCGAGGACTACCCGGACCTGCGGCTGGCTTTCGAGTTCATCGACACGCTGCCCGGAAAGCAACGAGCCGCATACCTGTTGCGCCACTACTTCGGCATGGATCGCGACTCCATCGCGGAGGTGCTGGGCTGCGGCGCGGCGACGGTGTCAGTGCACCTGTTCCGAGCACAGGCCAAAGTGGACAAGGAGTTTCGGTGACTGCAGCTGTGGCCAACGACGATTTCGACTGGGACGACGACGAAACGCTGCGACGAGCGCGACGGGACGCCGACCAGAGCGTGACGACCGACTCGGTTCGTGCCTTCATCAGACAGATCGGCAAGGTCGCCCTCCTCAACGCCGAGCAGGAGGTCGAACTCGCCCGCCGCATCGAGGCGGGCCTCTACGCGGCCGAAAAGTTGGACAGCGATGTCGAGCTCAGCGATCAGGCTCGACGGGATCTGCGGTGGATCGTCCGCGACGGTGAGCGGGCCAAGAACCACCTGCTGGAGGCCAACCTCCGCCTCGTGGTCTCCCTCGCCAAGCGCTACACCGGCCGCGGCATGGCCTTCCTCGACCTCATCCAGGAAGGCAACCTCGGCCTCATCCGCGCCGTCGAGAAGTTCGACTACACCAAAGGATTCAAGTTCTCCACCTACGCCACGTGGTGGATCCGCCAGGCCATCACCCGCGCCATGGCCGACCAGGCCCGCACCATCCGCATCCCGGTGCACATGGTCGAGGTCATCAACAAGCTCGGCCGCATCCAGCGCGAGCTGCTCCAGGACCTGGGCCGCGCTCCGTCGCCCGACGAGCTGGCCAAGGAAATGGACATCACCCCCGAGAAGGTCCTGGAGATCCAGCAGTACGCCCGCGAACCTGTCTCACTGAACCAGACCATCGGCGATGAGAGCGACTCCCAGCTCGGTGACTTCATCGAGGACACGGACGCTGTGGTGGCGTTCGACGAGATCTCCTTTACGTTGCTCCGAGACGAGCTCTCGTCGGTGCTGGCGACGCTGTCCGAGCGCGAGGCGGGCGTGGTGCGGCTGCGCTTCGGCCTCACCGACGGCCAGCCCCGCACCCTCGACGAGATCGGCCAGGTCTACGGCGTGACGCGGGAACGCATCCGCCAGATCGAGTCCAAGACCATGTCGAAGCTGCGCCACCCGTCCCGGTCCCAGGTGCTGCGCGACTACCTCCCCTAGACGAGCTCCACATGCACTCCTTCGTACGGACACAACTCCATGTCCAAGTGGAGGCACCGTGCTGTCTGTCCGAAGTGGACGCGAGATGGACGCCGGCTGGTGGCGGAACGACCCGAGTCGGGTTGCGCCGAAGTGGAGGACCACGGCGGCCGCATCGAACCGCGGGTATCCCATGCAGTCAACGGGAAGATCTGGGAGGGCCACGAAGCCGCGCTGTAGCAAGACGTTGTTGTTCCTGCGGATTTCGACGAGCTTCGGTAGAGGTTCAGCACGGAGTCGGCGTCGGTGAGTTGGTCCGCGACGTTGCCGGGTAAACCGAGTTCGTTGCCGTAGTAGAGGGTCTGAGTTCCTCGTAGGGTCCGCAAGAGCATTGCCGCGAGGCGAACGCTGTTGGGATCGTTACTGGTTGCCGGTCTCGGTCGATCGTGATTGGACAGCACGTAGTTCGGCCAGCTCTCTTCACCGAGCGCGTTCCTGAGCTTGGACACTTGCCAGCAGCTCCTTCGCGTTCCACGGCGCCTCGATGATGTGGAGGTTGAATGGGAGGTGGAGTTCGTTTCAGGCGAGCGCCGAAGAACTGGCTCCACCTTTCCCACGGCATGACTTCGATCTCACCGATGACCATCGCCTTGTAGGCGTCGAGCACTGCCCCGATCTCGCGGAGATAGCCGTGCAGGTCCGGGTGTAGGCGATCATGGATGTGCCACGTCGATGCGAATGCCGTCTACGCCCAGTTCGGGGTGAGCGCCGCGCCGGCGCGCGAAGCACTTCGGCAACTGGAGAGCGAGGGGCTGGTCGTCCACAATCCCAACCGCGGTGCGTTCGTGACGGAAATCAGCGTCGACGGGCTTCGCGGCGTCCTGCTCCCGATTCCGCTCCGGCTGGGCGGTACGCGGCGCACGAGGCAACAGACCGAGCGCGTGGATCGCACTCGAAGCTGTGGTCGCGACGATGCGCGAGGCGGCGGAGCGCAGAGGCCTGCGGGCAGGTCACCGAAGCGAACCTCGCCCTCCGCCTCACCCTGGTGGCCGCCGCGGACTCGCTGCACACCTCGCAGCTGTGGGTCGGGATCGAGTCACGGCTGCGTATGCAGTTCCAGCGCCTGGGAGCATCGCGGAGATGGCTCCCCGCCATCGTCGACGAGCGCGACGCACTCCTCGAAGTGCTCCGTTCCGGCGAAAGCGCCGCGATCGAGGCCGCACTCGAAGAGCACATCGTCACGGCCGCTGAGCGTGCCGTTGACGGTTAGGCACATCGCGCTGGTGTGAGACTTTGGTCAAGTCGGCAGTCGAACCATCTATTGACAATCCCAGATTCAGTTCCCCACCCTGAACGGAAAGCTTCGAACAAACTCGCAGGTGAGCTGGCGCCATACACCCACTCGGCGCATCACCACCAACGATACTCACTCGAAACTCTCACACTTCTTTAACATTCCGCTGGTCGACTCGATCTCAGAGAGATCCGAGATGCGGGAAACAGCCGTATTCGCGATCCCCCGAAGTCAATTCCGCGAAATCGACGGCACAAGGGCTTACGCACATGACCAGTGGACTAGCCGCTCAGCTGAGCACTGCCCGCGAGACCGCACCGAGGGGCAGCGCGATCTACCCGGCGGCCGCCCCTCCCCCGCAGCGCACCCTGGTGGACATCTTCCAGTTCACAGCTGCTGCTCACCCGAACGCTCCGGCGCTGGACGCCGGAACGGGCACCCTGTCCTACGCCGCGCTCGCGGCCGAGGTCGACGAGGTCGTCACCATGTGGCGGGCGGCGGGCCTCGGACTCGGTGACCGGATCGGCATTCGAATTCCTTCCGGTACTGCGGAACTCTACGTCAGCATTCTCGCCACGCTGTCGATCGGGGCCGCGTATGTGCCGGTCGACTTCGATGATCCGGCGGAACGCGCGGAGACGATCTGGCGGGAGGCCGAGGTTAGCGCGATTGCCGGTCCAGGCGGAGAAATCCGCATGCTGCGCGAACCGCGACGGCGCCCCATCCGACCGCCCTCCCCCGACAATGATGCCTGGATCATTTTCACCTCTGGGTCGACCGGAAAACCGAAGGGCGTGGCGGTGACCCACCGCAGCGCAGCCGCATTCGTCGACGCCGAGGCGGAGCTGTTCCTGCCGGACGATCCGCTGGGGCCCGCGGACCGGGTGCTCGCCGGCCTCTCTGTCGGTTTCGACGCCTCCTGCGAGGAGATGTGGCTGGCCTGGCGCCATGGCGCGTGCCTGGTTCCGGCACCGCGCGAACTCGTTCGCGCGGGAGCCGAGTTGGGGCGTTGGCTTGTCGAGCGAGGGATCACGGTGGTTTCCACCGTTCCGACGCTCGCCGCCTTGTGGCCCGTGGATGTCCTTGGCGGCGTGCGCCTGGTGATCCTCGGTGGCGAGGCGACGAGCCGGGAACTGGCCGCCAAGCTCGACCTTCCCGGCCGCGAGGTCTGGAACACCTACGGCCCGACCGAGACCACCGTCGTGGCCAGCGCGGCGCGGGTGTCGGCTGATCTGCCCGTGCGGATCGGGTACCCGTTGACCGGGTGGCAGCTGGCGGTTGTCGGCCCGAACGGGGAACCGGTCTCGTGGGGCGGGACCGGCGAGCTGGTCATCGGCGGTGTCGGACTGGCGCGCTACCTTGACCCGGACAAGGACAGGGAGAAGTTCGCGCCACTGCCGTCGCTGGGCTGGGAGCGGGCTTACCGCAGCGGTGACGTGGTGCGCGCCGATCCGGAGGGCCTGATCTTCGTCGGGCGCGCGGACGATCAGGTGAAGATCGGCGGCCGTCGCGTCGAGTTGGGC
The window above is part of the Allokutzneria albata genome. Proteins encoded here:
- a CDS encoding alpha-amylase family glycosyl hydrolase, with the translated sequence MGKVEPVLRRSPETNSTSHSTSTSSRRRGTRRSCWQVSKLRNALGEESWPNYVLSNHDRPRPATSNDPNSVRLAAMLLRTLRGTQTLYYGNELGLPGNVADQLTDADSVLNLYRSSSKSAGTTTSCYSAASWPSQIFPLTAWDTRGSMRPPWSSTSAQPDSGRSATSRRPSRVHFGQTARCLHLDMELCPYEGVHVELV